One Triticum dicoccoides isolate Atlit2015 ecotype Zavitan chromosome 4B, WEW_v2.0, whole genome shotgun sequence genomic window carries:
- the LOC119291718 gene encoding uncharacterized protein LOC119291718 — translation MRRSDWEDRCRRHPEHRLSKGVCPSCLRDRLAHLSANSSATTTLTRASNSASTSPYSSTDSPPLHHAALSADATSVHVVGAGAGSSFVNVSAFSQPLMPTASKKPAEAKGKDGEPKKKKKSSSKKKIGRFLSRLVGTEKRRKTGEGDGGELFHSSTMKEKSSTKWVFF, via the coding sequence ATGCGGAGGTCGGACTGGGAGGACCGGTGCCGGCGGCACCCGGAGCACCGGCTGTCCAAGGGCGTGTGCCCGAGCTGCCTCCGCGATCGCCTCGCCCACCTCTCCGCCAactcctccgccaccaccaccctgACGCGCGCCTCCAACTCGGCCAGCACCTCCCCCTACTCCTCCACCGACTCCCCTCCGCTCCACCACGCAGCCCTCTCCGCCGACGCCACCTCCGTCCACGtcgtcggcgccggcgccggctccTCCTTCGTCAACGTCTCCGCCTTCTCGCAGCCGCTCATGCCGACGGCCTCAAAGAAACCAGCAGAAGCCAAGGGAAAGGACGGCgagccgaagaagaagaagaagagcagcagcaagaAGAAGATCGGGAGGTTCCTGTCGAGGCTGGTCGGGACGGAGAAGCGGCGGAAAACAGGGGaaggcgacggcggcgagctcttccATTCCAGCACCATGAAGGAGAAGTCGTCGACCAAGTGGGTCTTCTTTTGA